From the Pangasianodon hypophthalmus isolate fPanHyp1 chromosome 17, fPanHyp1.pri, whole genome shotgun sequence genome, one window contains:
- the wnt11 gene encoding protein Wnt-11 — protein sequence MKSEFVSFPLCAVTLLTLALSQHCLAIRWLALSQTSEHINKTQQCKSLPGLVSSQAQLCRTNLELMQVIVQAAREVKKTCQKTFSDMRWNCSSIEAPKYLPDLERGTRESAFVYALAAAAISHTIARACTSGDLRLCSCGPIPGDTLEPGHRWGGCADNLHYGLNMGSKFSDAPMKMKKKTGLHPNKLMHLHNSEVGRQALKDALVMKCKCHGVSGSCSIRTCWRGLHDLKEIAQDLKTKYLSATRVKHQPTGTRKQLVPKDIDVRPVRENELVYLQSSPDFCAKNEKMGSIGTQDRQCNKTSSGSDSCDLMCCGRGYNPYTEKVMERCHCKYHWCCYVTCKKCERTVERYVCK from the exons ATGAAGAGCGAGTTTGTGTCGTTTCCGCTGTGCGCCGTCACGCTGCTCACGCTGGCTCTGTCGCAGCACTGCCTCGCCATCCGATGGCT GGCTTTATCCCAGACGTCGGAGCACATTAATAAGACGCAGCAGTGTAAGTCGCTCCCCGGCCTGGTGTCGTCGCAGGCGCAGCTCTGCCGCACTAACCTGGAGCTCATGCAGGTCATCGTCCAGGCCGCACGTGAGGTCAAGAAGACGTGTCAGAAAACCTTCTCCGACATGCGCTGGAACTGCTCGTCCATCGAAGCTCCTAAATACCTCCCGGACCTGGAGAGAG GAACGAGGGAGTCTGCGTTCGTGTACGCTCTCGCCGCCGCCGCTATCAGCCACACCATCGCTCGAGCGTGCACCAGCGGAGATCTGAGGCTGTGTTCGTGCGGCCCGATCCCAGGTGACACCCTCGAGCCCGGGCACAGGTGGGGCGGCTGCGCTGACAACCTCCACTACGGCCTCAACATGGGATCAAAGTTCTCAGACGCTCccatgaagatgaagaagaaaactGGGTTACACCCGAACAAACTAATGCACCTGCACAACAGTGAAGTGGGACGACAG GCCCTGAAGGATGCACTGGTGATGAAATGTAAGTGTCACGGAGTCTCAGGCTCCTGCTCCATCCGCACCTGTTGGCGAGGGCTACACGACCTGAAGGAAATCGCTCAGGACCTGAAGACGAAGTACCTGTCGGCCACCAGAGTGAAGCACCAGCCTACAGGGACGCGCAAACAGCTCGTCCCCAAAGACATCGACGTGCGACCGGTGCGAGAGAACGAGCTGGTGTACCTGCAGAGCTCGCCCGACTTCTGCGCCAAGAACGAAAAGATGGGATCCATCGGCACTCAGGACag GCAATGCAACAAGACGTCGAGCGGGAGCGACAGCTGCGATCTGATGTGCTGCGGCCGAGGCTACAATCCGTACACGGAGAAAGTGATGGAGCGCTGCCACTGCAAGTACCACTGGTGCTGCTACGTCACCTGTAAGAAGTGTGAGAGGACTGTGGAGAgatatgtgtgtaaatga